GAAAGTCCATGGCGGCGGCGACAACGCCGCCCGCTCCATCCTGGCGCTGCGGCCCGTGCTCGCCTCCGGCAGCTTCAGCTGGCAATGCGAATTGCCGGCCGAAACCGGCATCCTGGCCGAATACGCGCCAGCGGGCTGCGCCGCGAAAACCGCCCCGGGCTCTTGAAGCGGGCGGCGCGGCGCAGGAATCAGCCCATCGCCTCTTTCTGTTTGGCCATGTCTATCCGCAATTGCTTGCGCAGCTCGGCGGCGCGGAAGCGCTGCCGCTGCTCTTCGGTTTCCAGCACCAGCGTCGGCACCGGCATCGCCTTGCCGTCCTGATAGGCCACCATGGTGAAATAGCAGCTATTGGTGTGACGCTGGCTGCGCTCGGCGATGTTCTCGGCCACCACCTTGATGCCCACTTCCATCGAGGTGCGGCCGACATGGTTGACGCAAGCGAGGAAGGTCACCAGCTCGCCGACGTGGATCGGCTGCTTGAACAGCACCTGATCCACCGACAAAGTCACGACATAGCAGCCGGCGTAACGGCTGGCGCAGGCATAGGCAACCTGGTCCAGCAGTTTCAACAGCACGCCGCCGTGCACATTGCCGGAAAAATTGGCCATGTCCGGCGTCATCAACACCGACATCACCAGTTCTCGCTGCTGTTGGCTCTGCTCGCTCATTCCTTGCTCTCCGATATGCTTGATCAGGACATTCTGCCACGCATGCTGGTTTTGGACACGATGGCTTCTATAATGAAATGTTAGAAGGAAGCGCCCGCATGTCCATTTCCAGCATCGCCGGGAGCTATGGCGGCTACACGCCCGCCATGCACGGAGCCAACTGCCAATGCCCGGCCTGCCAGCAATTGCGGGCCGAAGCCGCCGCCGTGCCGGCAGCGGGCGCGGCGCAAAACGGCAACGCCAGCTCGGCCTCCTCCATCCCCGCCGCAGGCAATGCCAATGGCGGCGGCAATGGCAGCCAGAACCCATCCGGCCAGGGCGCCGCCCAGAGCGGCAACAGCGCCAACGTCAATCCGGCCCCCCCCAAGGCGCCGGATGGCAAGCCTTTGAACCAACAGCAGCAGAAGGAAGTCACCGAGCTGCAGTCCCGCGACACCGACGTCCGCCGCCATGAAGCCGCGCACCAGGCTGCCGGCGGCGCGCTTGCCGGCTCAGCCACTTTCACCTATCAGCAAGGCCCGGACGGCAAACAATATGCGATAGGCGGCGAGGTGCCCATCCAGCTCAGCAAAGGCACCACCCCGCAACAAACCATCCAGAATGCGGAAACCGTGCACGCCGCCGCGCTGGCCCCTTCCGATCCATCAGGACAGGATAGGGCGGTGGCCGCCGAAGCCGATCAGATGGAACAGCAAGCCCGCTCCCAGCTATTGCAGCAGCAAAGCGGCAATCAAAATCTCAGTCCGCTGCAAAAGGCCGAAAAAGCCAGCGCCCCGGCCGCGCAACAAACGCAACCGGGGCAGAATATCGACACCTACGCCTGAGCGCTCAGACCTGAACCTTGCGCGCCAGCCGCAAACCGTTGGCGATCACGATCAAGCTGCTGCCGACATCGGCGAACACCGCCATCCACAAACTGGCCACGCCCATCAGCGCCAATACGAAGAACACCAGCTTGATCAGCAGCGCCACCGCGATATTGGTCTTCAGCACGCGCGCCGTGCGGCGGGCATGGGCGATCAAATCCGCCAGCCGGGACAATTTATCGTCCATCAAGGCTGCGCCGGCGGTTTCCAGCGCGCTGTCCGAGCCGGCCGCGCCCATTGCGATGCCGAGGTCGGCCTGCGCCAAGGCCGGCGCGTCGTTGATGCCGTCGCCCACCATGGCCACCTTGCCGTTTTGCTGCAGCTGCTCGATATGGCGCAGCTTGTCCTGCGGCAGCAAGCCGCCGTGCGCCGTGCCGACGCCGGTCAGCCGCGACACCGCCGTCACTACCTGCTGGCTGTCGCCGCTGAGCATCACCGAACGCACGCCCAGCTTGTTTAGCCGGGTGATAGTCTGGGCGGCGTCCGGCCGCACCTTGTCCGCCACCGCCAGCACGGCCAGGGCCTGCTTGCCGTCCAGCAATACCAGCGCGCCCTCGCCCGCCACGTCCAGCGCCTGCAAAGTCTGCTCCAGCAGCGGCGTCAAGGCGCCTTGCTCATCGGCCAGCCGGCGGCTGCCCAGTTGCAGATGGCGGCCCGCCACCCGGCCGCTGACGCCGCGGCCGATCAATTCCTTCACCTGTTCGGCGGCCGGCGGCGCTATGCCGCGTTGCGCCGCCTCGTCCAGCACCGCCTTGGCCAGCGGGTGGGTGGAATGGCTGTCCAGCGCCGCGGCCCAGGCCAGAGCGGTGTTCTCATCTTCTGTAGACAAAGACATCACGCGCGTCACCCGCGGCTCGCCCAGCGTCAGCGTGCCGGTCTTGTCAAAGCACACCGTATCGATGCGCGCGGCCATCTCCAGCGGCGCGCCGCCCTTCACCAGCAAGCCGTGGCGGGCGGCCGAGGCCAAGGCGCTGACCACCGTCACCGGCGTGGCGATCACCAAGGCGCAGGGGCAGGCGATCACCAGCATCACCAGCGCGCTATAGATGGCCTGATGCCAGGGCTGCAGGCCGGTCAGCGGGGCGATGACGGCGAACAACGCGGCCAGGCCCAGCACCACCGGGGTATAGACGGCGGCGAAGCGGTCGATGAAACGCTGTGTCGGTGCCTTGGCAGCCTGCGCGTCGCGCACGGTGGCGATGATGCGCGCCAGCACCGAACCGGACGCCGCCGCGGTGGTCTGGATTTCCACCACGCCGCTGCCATTGATGCTGCCGGCGAACACCGACTCTTGCGGTCCCTTGTCCTTGGGCAGGCTCTCGCCGGTGATGGGCGCTTCATTGAAGCTGCTGTAGCCGTCGACGATGCGACCATCCAGCGGCACGCGCTCGCCCGGACGCACCCGCACGCGGCTGCCCACCGCCACCTCGGCCGCCGGCTGCTCGCGCCAGCCCTGGCCATCGGCCACCCAGGCGGTTTCCGGCGCCAGCGCCATCAAGGAGCGCACCGCCTCGCCGGCGCGCGACAGCGACATCGCCTCCAGCCGCTCGGCGATGGCGAACAGGAACAGCACCATGGCCGCCTCCGGCCATTGGCCTATCAGCATGGCGCCGATCACCGCCACCGACATCAGGAAATGAATGTTCAGCGTGCGGCTGGACAAGGCGATCCAACCCTTTTTCAGCGTGGGGATGCCGCCCAGCAGAACCGAGGCCAAGGCCAGCGCCGCCACCGCGTATTGGCCATCGCCCAGGCTCCAGGCCGCCGCTTCCGCCGCAGCCGCCGTCAAGCCGGAGGCCGCCAGCAGCCAATTGCCCTTGCGGGTGGAAACCACCGGCGCGGCCGCCTGTTCGGCGCCGCTCAGCTCCACCGCCTGCATGCCCACCTTGGCGATGGCGCGCTTGACCTCGTCCAGATGCGGCAGGTCATGCTGCAGCAGCAATACCCGTTCAATAAAGTTGAACTCTAGCGCCACCACCCCACTCATGCCGCCCAGCGCCTTCTCGATTAGCCTGGCCTCGGTCGGGCAATCCATGGCCTGGATTTGCAGGCGCGCACGCTTGGCGCCCTGCCCCTGGCCTAATTGCACCCGCGCCGGCGCGGCGTGCTCATGGCTATGCGAGCAACCCGCGCCGTGCTTATGGCCATGGTCGTGGTCGTGGTCGTGGTCGTGGTCGTGGTCGTGGTCGTGGTCGTGGGCATGATCATGCGAATCGCCATGCTCGTGCGAGCAGCTGGCGCCGTGCTTGGCGTGATCATGCGCCGGCTTGGCGTCATGCTCATGCCCGTGGGCGCAGCCCGCGCCGTGTTGATGTTCGTGTTTGCCATGCTCATGGCCGCGAGCGCCATGCTCGTGGCCATATTCTGTCGGCTGCAAAGCCAGCGCTGCTTCAGCCTTGCCTGAGCAGCAATCGCCGCCGTGGCCGTGGGTCCGATGCTGATGCGGATTGCCCGCCTTGCGATAACGCGTGACGCTTGACATATGCGCCTCCATTGATAAGCTGAGCCCATTACAAACCCTGTAGTCACTACAGGGTCAAGCATGAATTCAACGGGAGGCCTCATGCTGATCGGAGAACTGGCGCGGCAAACCGGCTGCGACGCGGAAACCATACGCTATTACGAGCGCGAGGGGCTATTGTCGGCGCCCAACCGCTCCTCTTCAGGCTACCGCCGCTACAACGCGGAGCAACTGGGCGAGCTGAATTTCATCCTGCATTGCCGCTCGCTGGGCATGTCGCTGGCCGATATCCGCAATCTGGCGGCCTTCAAGGCCGATCACCAGCACGATTGCGACGACATCAATCTGCTGATCGACCAGCAGATCGCCAAAGTGCATCAGCAGATAGAGTCATTGCGGCTGTTGGAGCAGCAACTGTTGGCTTTGCGCGACAAATGCCATGAAAAGCACCCGGCAGCCGACTGCGGCATCCTGCAAACGCTGGTGGAGGCGGCCGAAGGCGCACCCTGCGTCTGCCACACGCCTTTCGGCCAGGACAATCACGGCCACAGCCACGATCACGACCATGCGGCCAAAAAAAATGGCCGGTCCCAAAAGGGCCGGCCTTAATCAACGCTCGTTTTGGGGAAGAGGAGAAACCCACTGATCACCACCCCACCGGCAACCAGCTCACAACACAAACTCTTTACATCCAGTATCCGATCAAGGGCGCGGCGAACACCGTCGCCACCCCGGCCAGCATCATCGTCAGACTGGCCACCACGCCTTCTTCGGCGCCGATCTCAGCCGCCTTGGCCGTGCCGGCCGCATGCGCAGCCGCGCCGAACAAAGCGCCCCGGGCCAAGGCCGAACGGATGGGCAGCACCGTCAGCAACAACTGTCCCAACATCATGCCCGCCACCCCGGTCACCACCACGAACAAGGCGGTCAGATCGGAAGACCCGCCCAGCGTGTGCGACGCTGCCAAGGCGAACGGCGTGCTGATCGAACGCGGCGCCAGACTTTTCTGCATCACATCCGACAGATTCAGCCAGCGCGCCAGCTCCACCGAGCTGATCACCGCCACCGGAATCGCCACCAACACGCCGCAGCTGAGCGACAGCCAATGCTTGCGGATGATGGCCCGCTGTTCGTAGATCGGAATCGCGAACGCCACGGTCGCCGGTCCCAGCATCCAGGTCAGCCAACGCGTATCGGCGAAGTAGGTGTGGTAAGGCACTTTGGCCAACACCACCAGACCGATGATCAGCAGCGGCACCGCCAGAATCGGCGTGCTCCACCAGCTGCGCGTTTTCAGGTAATACTTTTTGACCCCTCCGTACAACACCACGGTGAGCACGAAGGACATCAAGGCAATCTCATGTTCCATGAACTTCCACTCCCAGCTGCGCCTTGCGATTGGAAGCGCGGCGACGCAGCCAAATCTCCAGCCGGTAGCAACGCTCCACCACCAGCGCCGTCACCGCCATCACCAGCGCGGTGGAAGCGACGATCACGGCCAGCAGCTTGACGCCGGCGGACAGGATCACGTCCGGGTACTGCACCACCGCCACCACGGCCGGGATGAAGAACAGCAGCATCTCGGCCAACAACCAGCGCGCGCCGTGACGGAACCAATTCACCGGCAGCAAGCCAGACCATAATCCGGCCAACACCATCAGCATCCCCAGCACCCCGGCCGGCAAAGCCGGCAGAAAACGGCGGGACAGCTCGCTGGCCGCCAGCCACACCAGGCTCAGCAGCAGGACCTGGAAAAAGGTCGTCAGCAGCGGCGACAGGCGGGAAAACATACGGCTGGCCATGATCGGCATCCATCAAACTTAGGAGTTGAAGCTAGTATAGCCAGCCTACTTTCATTCTAAAAATGAATTAAAATTATCAAGACGATTCCAAGAAGGAATGCAAATGGACATCCGCGCGCTGCGCTATTTCGTGGAGCTGGTGAAATGCCAAAGCTTCACCCGCGCCGCCGACGCGCTGTTCGTCACCCAGCCGACGATCAGCAAAATGGTGAAGCAACTGGAAGAAGAGCTGGGCATGCCGCTGATTCTGCGCGAGGGCCGCAGCTTCCGGCTGACCGACGCCGGCCGTGTCACTTATGAACGCGGGCTGGACGTGCTGTCGGCCATGCACCAGCTGAAAAACGAGCTGGCCGACCTGTCCACCCTCAGCCGCGGCGAGCTGGTGGTAGGCCTGCCGCCGATGGTGGGCGTGGCCTTCTTCGCGCCGGTGGTCAGCCATTACCGCCGCCTGTATCCGCAAATCGAATTGAAGATGGTGGAAGACGGCGCGCTGGCGATAGAAAACCGCATCAAGAGCGGCGAGCTGGAAATCGGCGTGGCGGTGCTGCCGGTGGACAGCCAGCTCTACGATCACTACTCGGTGGTGCGCGATCCCTTGTGCCTGGTAGCCACCGCCGGCTCCCGCTGGCATGGCCAGACCGCGGTGCGGCTATCCGACATCGCCGATCAGCCGCTGGTGCTGTATCCGGACGACTTCACCTTGAGCCGCCGCGTCGCAGACGCCTTTCGCGAACTGGGCAAGACGCCCAATATCGTCGGCCGCAGCGCGCACTGGGACTTCATCGTGGAGCTGGTGGCCGCCAATCTGGGCGTGACGCTGCTGCCGCGCAGCATCGTCGAGCGGCTGGACCGCGGGCAATACGATGTGATCCCGCTATTCGACAACAAGCTGTATTGGCATTTGGCGCTGATCTGGCAGCGCGGCGGCTACCTGTCCCACGCCGCCCGCGCCTGGCTGGCGCTGACGCGGGAGCGGCTGGGCGGCCAGGGATGAAAAAGGCCGCGAACGCGGCCTTTTCAAACGGGGAGAATTTACGCCTGCCCCTTCAGCACCCGCTGGCGGCGGCTTTCCGACAGCACCATGCCGGACGACACCGACACATTCAGGCTTTCAACAGTGCCGAACATCGGGATGGACACCAGCACGTCGCAATGCTCGCGCGTCAGGCGGCGCATGCCCTCGCCCTCGGCGCCCATCACCCAGGCCAGCGGACCGGCGGCTTCGAAGTGATAGAGGTCGGTGTCGGCTTCCATGGTGGTGCCGGCGATCCACACTCCGGCGTCTTTCAGGTCGCGCAAGGTGCGGGCCAGATTGGTGACCGTGATGTAGGGCACCACTTCGGCCGCGCCGCAGGCCACCTTGGAGACGGTGGCGTTCAAGGTGGCGGAGCGGTCCTTGGGCGCGATCACCGCGTGCGCGCCCATCGCGTCGGCGACGCGCAGGCAGGCGCCCAGATTGTGCGGATCGGTGACGCCGTCCAGGATCAGCAGTAGCGGCGGCTCGGACAGGTTTTCCAGCACGTCGTCCAGGTCCACGTAGTTCATGCTGGCGTCTATCATCGCCACCACGCCCTGGTGGCGGGCGTTGCCGCTCATGCTGTCCAGGCGCTCCTTGTCGACGATGTGCAGCTTGATCTTCTCTTCGCCGGCCTTTTCCAGCACGGCCTTGGCGCGCGCGTCCTGGCGGCCGCCGGCCAGCCAGATTTCCAGCAGGCTTTTCGGGTTCTGCCACAGGCGGGCGTTGATGGCGTGGAAGCCGTGTATCAGGCGTTTGTTGCTCATGGCGGAGATTCTCGATTCACAATCCCGCCATTTTAGCCGCAAGCGGCGGCAAGGCCCAGCTTTACGCCATCGCCGCCTGTTTCTGCCAGCGCAGCGCCTGCTCGGCGAACTCCGCCGCCGGCAGCGGCCGGCTGAACTGATAGCCCTGCAGCGTGTGGCAACCCTTGGCCTGCAGGAAGCTGGCCTGCTCCTCGCTCTCCACGCCCTCGGCCACCACATGGAACTGCAGCTTCTTGGCCATGGCCAGGATGGCTTCGGCAATGGCGGCGTTGTCGCCGTCCTCCGGCAGTCCGTCCACAAAGGAGCGGTCTATCTTCAGCGTGTCCAGCGGAAAGCGCTTCAGGTAGGACAACGAGGAATAGCCGGTGCCGAAATCGTCTATCGACAGCCATACCCCCAGCGCCTTCAGTTCGGTCAGCAGCTGCACCGCCTCGTCCGGATTCTGCATCAGCATGCTCTCGGTGATTTCCAGCTCCAGCCGCTCGGCCGGCAAGCCGGCCGCGGACAGCGCATCCTCCACCTTGGACAGCAAGGAAGCCTGGCCGAACTGCCGCGGCGACAGATTCACCGCCAGGCGCGGCACCCGCACGCCGGCCTCGTCCCAGGCCGCCAATTGGCGGCAGGCTTCGCGCAGCACCCAGTCGCCCACCGGCTTGATCAGGCCGGTTTCCTCCGCCAAGGAGATGAAACGCACCGGCGGCACCAGGCCCAATTGCGGGTGGCGCCAGCGCAGCAAGGCTTCGGCGCCTTCCAGCTCGCGGCTGTTGGCATTGACCTGCGGCTGGTAGTGCAGCTCGAACTCGTTGCGCTCCAGCGCCATGCGCAAGCCGGTCTCCAGCAGCAGCCGCTCGAAAGTCTGGGTGTTCATGCCGATGTCGAAGAACTGATAGGTGTTCTTGCCCGCCTCCTTGGCGCGGTACATCGCCACATCGGCGTTTTTCAGCAGGGTGCGCGCGTCCTCGCCATCATGCGGGAACACGCTGATGCCTATGCTGCCGGTGATGAAGACCTCGTGTTCTTCCAGGCTCAGCGGCTTGGCCAGTTCGCTCAAAACGGCGCCGGCCATGTCGGCCAGTTGCTTATGGCTTTCATAACCGCTCATCAGCAAGGTGAACTCGTCGCCGCCCAGCCGCGCCAGCAAGCCTTTGCCGCCCACCACCCGCGACAAGCGCAGCGCGATCTCGCACAGCAGTTGATCGCCGGCCTGATGGCCGAAGGAGTCGTTGATCAGCTTGAAACGGTCCAGGTCGATGAACATCACCGCCAGCTGGCCGTTCTGCGCCGCCATCCTGAGCAAAGCCGCGTCCAGATGATTGGTCAGGCTGCTGCGATTGGGCAGCCGGGTCAGCGGATCGTGGTTGGCCAGGAATTGCAGCCGCTCTTCCGCCTCTTTGCGCTGGGTGATGTCGGAGAACACCGCGACGTAATTGCACAGCGCGCCATCCTCGTCGCGCAAGGCCGAAATCGATATTTCCGCCGGATACCATTCGCCGCTCTTGCGCCGGTCCAGCATTTCGCCGTGCCAATGGCCGGCGGCGGCCAGCGCTTCCTGCATCGCCTGGCGCTGCGTGTCCATCCGGAAAATGCGCGAGGAGCGGCCCAGAGTCTCCTGCTCGGAAAAGCCGGTGATGCGCGAAAACGCGTCGTTGACGGCGATGATGCGCGCCGCCGAATCCAGGATCAGAATGCCTTCCGCCGAATTCTCGAACACCTTGGCAGCCAAGCGCAGATTGGTGTCGGCCAGCAGGCGCTCGGAAATATCCATCACTACGCCTATCACCGCCTTGCGCCCATCCAGCTCGAACAGCCGGCTGTGCACCTCCACATCCACCAGCACGCCGTCCTTGCGCAAGCCGCGCGTGGAGTAATGCATCACCGCGATATTGTCGCGGAAGCGGCGCATCAGCTGGTTGCGGATGCGGTCCGCCTCGCCCGGCGCCAGCACCTCGTTCAAACCCAGCCCGGTCACCTCTTCCGGCGCGTAGCCCAGAATGTCGGCCAGCTTGGGATTGACGTAGACCATCTTCTCATCCTGCAGGATGTAGATGCCCACCAGCGACTGCTCCACCAGCGCGAGGTAACGCTCCTCCGCCTCGCGCTTGGCCTTTTGCTCGCGCTTGCTCAGCGTGATGTCGGTGTCCACACTGCCTACGCCGGCCGGGCGGCCCTCGGCGTCGAACAAGGGAAACTTGGAAGCCAAAAGATAGGTCTCCACGCCATTGAGAACGAAATGCTCCTCAAACTGGCGCGGCGACAACAGATTCAGCACCTGCTGGTCTTGCTCGCGGATCTGCCTGGCGTCGTTCTCATCGAACACATCCTCGGGCCGCTTGCCCAGCATCGCGTGGGCCGGCGCGCCGACGCGATTGGCGTAAGCGGCGTTCACCAGCAGATAGCGTCCCTCCATGTCCTTCAGCGACATCATGGTGGGACTGTTGTTGACCAGCGATTCAATCCTGGCCTGGAACGTCTTCAGCGCGGCTTCGTCGCTTCGGCGGCCATCCATCAGCATCGCCACCAGCAGGCCGGACACATTCAAGGCCAGGGCCAGCAGCAAATCCGTCAACACATCGCCAGCGTGGCGGGGCGTCCACCCCAGCTGCAGCGTCGCCAAAGACAGGCATAGCATGACCATCGCCGCAGTCAGCGCCGAGCCTGACATGCTGGTGCGGCAAGCCGCCCAGAGAATCAAAGGAAACAGCAACAGTTGAACCGAGACGCCGAAGAGCTGGCCGCTGTAAAACCACACGCCCGCGCCCGCGGCCACCGACAGCAAGATCAGCGTCAGCTCGAGCCGCGTCGCCAGCGATCGTTGCGCCGACCACGACAAGGGCACGCAGACGAACATGGCTGATGCCAGGGCCAGCCATAACTCGGCGCCCCAGCGCCAAGGCGGCATCGCCGTGCCCGCGCTCAGCCAGGCATACAGGAATAATGGCGCGCAGGCCAACAGCGCCGGACCGAAAAACAGCGCGAACAACACCCGGCGCAATGCCTGCGGCGTGCTGGGCATGCGCCCGCCCCGCAGCCCCGTCAGGCTCAGGCCCGGCGCCAGCAAATATAAAGACGCGGTCAACGCCAGCGCCCATAGCGTCGGCATCGCCGCCCCCGCCAGCGCGCCAGCGGCCAAAGGCCACCACCAGCTGCGCCTCGCGTCGCTCGCCAGCAATTGCCAAGTCAACAAGCCATGCGGCAGCAAGGCCGCCAGCTTCAGCGTCGCCTGCGGGCTCTGCGGCCAGAGCGCCACGCAAGCGAGAAAGCTCAGGAAAACCAGCAGCTCCCTGACCCAAGGTGCGGTTCTCACTCTCTCAATTCCTCTTCACATTGTCTTCCGGCTCGGCGGCGCTTTGCGCGCCCCAATGCCCGTCGCGCCGCGTGGGCGCGATAGGATCATTATTATTTTTCCTGATACCGCACTGGCATTAAATTGCGTAAAACCTTTGTCAAAACGACCCAGCCTTGAGTCTAGCGCATACGATATCCGGGAATTGACATGACGGCTAGTTTTGATTGTCCGGCAAATGCGGGTTAAGGGCGCGCTGAGGACTGTTATAATCGCCGCAAGCCTAATTTCTTAGAAGCCAAGCATCTTGGATACGCTCCCGTCCCTCCCATCACCGGGCCAGAAGAACCGTCGCGGACGACTGCCGGACGGCCTGGACAGCCATGCCATCGCCGCGCTTGCCCAGCAAGGCCGGCCGCTGCTGATTTTGACTGCCGACGCCCAGGCCGCGCAGCGGCTGAAGGCCGAGCTGCCCTTCTTCGCGCCGGACCTGTCCATCGCCTTGTTTCCGGACTGGGAAACGCTGCCTTACGACCACTTCTCGCCGCACGGCGATCTGGTCAGCGAGCGCCTGGCCACGCTGTGGCAGATACGCCAGCGCGAATGCCAGGTGGTGATCGCGCCGGTCAGCACCGCGCTGGGCAGGCTGGCGCCGGTCAGCTACCTGCTGGGACGGACCTTCTTCCTGAAAACCGGCCAGCGGCTGGACGTGGAAAAACTGCGCGGCGACATGGTGTCCGCCGGCTACCTGCATGTCACCCAGGTGATGGCGCCCGGCGAGTTTTCGGTGCGCGGCAGCCTGGTCGACCTGTACCCGATGGGCTCCGCCCTGCCCTATCGCATAGACTTGTTCGACGATGAGATAGACAGCCTCAAGACTTTCGATCCCGACACCCAGCGCACGCTGTATCCGGTGTCGGAAATCCGCCTGCTGCCGGCGCGCGAATATCCGGCCGACGAAAGCGGCGTCACCGCCTTCCGCCAGCGCTACCGCGAAAAGATAGAGGGCGACCCGAGCAAAAGCCGCGTCTACAAAGACGTGTCGCAAGGGCTGTGGCCGGCCGGCATCGAGTACTACCTGCCGCTGTTCTTCGACGAAACCGCCACCTTGTTCGACTACGTCGGCGACGACGCGCTGGTGGTGCAGCACCACGACGTGCAGGCCGCGGCGGAAACCTTCTGGCGCGACGCGCAAAGCCGCCACGAGATGGCCCGCGGCGACGCCGAGCGTCCGGTGCTGCCGCCGGCCGACATCTTCCTGCGGCCCGACGAGCTGATGGCCAGGCTCAAGCCGTATGCCCGCATCGAACTGGCCGCCGATGGCGAGGCGGCGCCCGGCTGCGCGCAGCTGCCGGAACTGGCGGTAGACCGCCGCGCCGACGCGCCGCTGCACAAGCTGCAAGCCTTCATCGCCGCCGGCGGCAAACGCATTCTGCTTGCCGCGGAAAGCCTGGGGCGGCGCGAAACCATGCTCAGCTTTCTGGCCGAACACGGCGTCAAGCCGACGC
The Chromobacterium sp. IIBBL 290-4 DNA segment above includes these coding regions:
- a CDS encoding EAL domain-containing protein, which encodes MRTAPWVRELLVFLSFLACVALWPQSPQATLKLAALLPHGLLTWQLLASDARRSWWWPLAAGALAGAAMPTLWALALTASLYLLAPGLSLTGLRGGRMPSTPQALRRVLFALFFGPALLACAPLFLYAWLSAGTAMPPWRWGAELWLALASAMFVCVPLSWSAQRSLATRLELTLILLSVAAGAGVWFYSGQLFGVSVQLLLFPLILWAACRTSMSGSALTAAMVMLCLSLATLQLGWTPRHAGDVLTDLLLALALNVSGLLVAMLMDGRRSDEAALKTFQARIESLVNNSPTMMSLKDMEGRYLLVNAAYANRVGAPAHAMLGKRPEDVFDENDARQIREQDQQVLNLLSPRQFEEHFVLNGVETYLLASKFPLFDAEGRPAGVGSVDTDITLSKREQKAKREAEERYLALVEQSLVGIYILQDEKMVYVNPKLADILGYAPEEVTGLGLNEVLAPGEADRIRNQLMRRFRDNIAVMHYSTRGLRKDGVLVDVEVHSRLFELDGRKAVIGVVMDISERLLADTNLRLAAKVFENSAEGILILDSAARIIAVNDAFSRITGFSEQETLGRSSRIFRMDTQRQAMQEALAAAGHWHGEMLDRRKSGEWYPAEISISALRDEDGALCNYVAVFSDITQRKEAEERLQFLANHDPLTRLPNRSSLTNHLDAALLRMAAQNGQLAVMFIDLDRFKLINDSFGHQAGDQLLCEIALRLSRVVGGKGLLARLGGDEFTLLMSGYESHKQLADMAGAVLSELAKPLSLEEHEVFITGSIGISVFPHDGEDARTLLKNADVAMYRAKEAGKNTYQFFDIGMNTQTFERLLLETGLRMALERNEFELHYQPQVNANSRELEGAEALLRWRHPQLGLVPPVRFISLAEETGLIKPVGDWVLREACRQLAAWDEAGVRVPRLAVNLSPRQFGQASLLSKVEDALSAAGLPAERLELEITESMLMQNPDEAVQLLTELKALGVWLSIDDFGTGYSSLSYLKRFPLDTLKIDRSFVDGLPEDGDNAAIAEAILAMAKKLQFHVVAEGVESEEQASFLQAKGCHTLQGYQFSRPLPAAEFAEQALRWQKQAAMA